One Bos indicus isolate NIAB-ARS_2022 breed Sahiwal x Tharparkar chromosome 10, NIAB-ARS_B.indTharparkar_mat_pri_1.0, whole genome shotgun sequence DNA window includes the following coding sequences:
- the PTGDR gene encoding prostaglandin D2 receptor, with protein MRPLFYRCHNTTSVEKGNSATMGGVLFSTGLVGNLLALGLLARSGLGSCPPRSPRPPPSVFYVLVFGLTITDLLGKCLVSPFVLSAYAQNRSLRELVPGSDSSLCQAFAFIMSFFGLASTLQLLAMALECWLSLGHPFFHRRHLTPRRGAMVAPVVGAFCLAFCALPLVGFGKFVQYCPGTWCFFQMVHEERSLSVLSYSVLYASLMLLLVLAIVLCNLSAMRNLYAMHLRLRGLLRPGSRERAEPGAGEREATPLHLEELDHLLLLALMTVLFTMCSLPLIYRAYYGAFKAVPEQNGTTEETEDLRALRFLSVISIVDPWIFIIFRTSVFRMFFRKIFIRPLIYRNWHSNSCQTNMESSL; from the exons ATGAGGCCGCTGTTTTACCGCTGCCACAACACCACGTCGGTGGAGAAGGGCAATTCGGCGACGATGGGCGGGGTGCTCTTCAGCACGGGCCTCGTGGGCAACCTGCTGGCCCTGGGACTCCTGGCGCGCTCCGGTCTGGGGTCGTGCCCGCCGCGCTCGCCGCGCCCGCCGCCCTCCGTCTTCTACGTGCTGGTGTTCGGCCTGACGATCACAGACCTCCTGGGCAAGTGTCTAGTGAGCCCCTTCGTGCTGTCCGCCTACGCGCAGAACCGAAGCCTGCGGGAGCTGGTGCCCGGATCGGACAGCTCTCTGTGCCAAGCCTTCGCCTTCATCATGTCCTTCTTCGGGCTCGCCTCGACGCTGCAGCTGCTGGCCATGGCCCTGGAGTGCTGGCTCTCCCTGGGGCACCCCTTCTTCCATCGACGGCACCTCACCCCGCGCCGGGGTGCAATGGTGGCGCCGGTGGTGGGCGCCTTCTGCCTCGCTTTCTGCGCGCTGCCCTTGGTGGGCTTTGGGAAGTTTGTGCAGTACTGCCCTGGCACCTGGTGCTTCTTCCAGATGGTCCACGAGGAGCGCTCGCTGTCGGTGCTGAGCTACTCGGTGCTCTACGCCAgcctcatgctgctgctggtgctcgCCATCGTGCTGTGCAACCTGAGCGCCATGCGCAACCTCTATGCCATGCACCTGCGGCTGCGGGGACTCCTGCGCCCTGGCTCCAGGGAACGCGCCGAGCCGGGCGCCGGCGAGAGGGAGGCGACCCCGCTGCACCTGGAGGAGCTGGATCACCTCCTGCTGCTAGCCCTCATGACGGTGCTCTTCACCATGTGCTCCCTGCCTTTAATT taTCGTGCTTACTATGGAGCGTTTAAAGCTGTTCCTGAGCAAAATGGAaccactgaagaaactgaagacctCCGAGCCTTGCGCTTTCTCTCTGTGATCTCAATTGTGGACCCTTGGATTTTCATCATTTTCAGAACATCAGTGTTTCGAATGTTTTTTCGCAAGATTTTCATAAGGCCCCTTATATATAGAAATTGGCACAGCAATTCTTGCCAAACTAACATGGAATCCAGTCTATAA